Genomic DNA from Longimicrobiales bacterium:
CCGGGAGCGCGGCGGGAATACAGCGACGTGGGTATGATCCTGCTGGGCGCCGTGCTCGAAGAGGTCAGCGGCAGCCGGCTCGATGACCTGCTGACGATGCGTGTCTTCCGGCCGCTGGAGCTGCGTGACACGCGCTTCAACCCGCTGACCGCCCACGGCGAATACGGCGGCTTCACACTCGCGCAGATCGCGCCGACCGAAAACGACACCTACGTGCGCAAGACGCTGGTGCACGGTGTGGTGCACGACCTGAACGCGTGGGCGATGGACGGCGTGGCGGGACACGCCGGCCTCTTCTCATCGGCACGGGACATGGCAGTATACGGCCAGGCTATCCTGGACGCCGCGCACGGCCGTGACAACGCGCTGTTCGAGACGGGCACGTTCCTGTCCTGGCTACAGCAGGAGCGCGAGCGCGGACGGCCGCTCGGCTGGGACGTACCGAACGGCCAGCGCTCTTCGGCCGGCCTCTACTTCACCCGCTCCTCCTTCGGCCACACCGGCTTCACCGGCACGAGCCTGTGGGTGGACCCCGAGCGCGACGTGTTCGTCGTACTGCTCACGAACCGGCTCAATCCGTCCGCCCGCAATCAGCGCCACGTCCAGCTGCGGCGCGACGTGCACGATTTTGTGCAGCTCGCCATTGCCGACATGTCGATCGAGGCGCGCGAGTAGACCGCTGCGGCACACCCCTCTGACAGCCTCGCCCGCCCCGTGCGCGGATGCTACCTTCCGCCCTGTCCCGGCACGCCGAACCACACGGAACCATGAGCATCACCACCGATACCGAGCGCACGGCTGGCGGCCGTGACTTCATACGCAGCATCATCGTGGACGACCTGGAAAGCGGCCGCCACGATTCCATCGTCACGCGCTTCCCGCCGGAACCGAACGGCTTCCTCCACATCGGCCACGCGAAGTCCATAGTGCTGAACTTCGGCATTGCCCGTGAGTTCCCGAATGCGCGCTGCAATCTGCGGTTCGACGACACGAACCCGGAGACGGAGGACGTGAAGTACGTCGCCTCCATCATGGAGGACGTGCGCTGGCTCGGCTTCGAGTTCGGCGAGGCGCTGTTCGCGTCCGACTACTTCGAACAGATGTACGCGTTCGGCGAGCACCTCATCCGCAACGGCCTGGCATACGTGGACTCGTCGAGTGAAGAGGAGATTCGCGAGGCGCGCGGCACCGTGATGGAGCCGGGTCGTCCGACGAGGGACCGCGACCGCAGTCCGGACGAGAGTCTGGAGCTGTTCCGGCGCATGCGTGCGGGAGAGTTCGCGGATGGCGCGCACGTGCTGCGTGCCCGGATCGATCTGGCGTCGCCGAACATGCTGATGCGCGATCCCATCCTGTACCGGATCCGGCATGCACATCATTACCGGCAGGGCGATGAATGGTGCATCTACCCGCTGTACGACTACGCGCACCCGATCGAGGACGCGCTCGAAGGCGTGACCCACTCGCTGTGCACGCTCGAGTTCGAGAACAACCGCGAGATCTATGACTGGATCGTCGCGAACGTGCCGCGGGGTGCGGGCGATATGGCAGTGGCGCCGGACTCACGTCCGCGCCAGATCGAGTTTGCACGGCTCGCTCTCGATTACACAGTCATGAGCAAGCGCAAGCTGCTGCAGCTCGTCAACAGCGGCGACGTCAGCGGCTGGGATGACCCGCGCATGCCGACGATCGCCGGGCTGCGGCGACGCGGCGTCACGCCCGAATCGCTCCGCGCGTTCGCCGAGCTGATCGGCGTGGCGAAGGCGAATACACGCGTTGACATCGCGAAGCTGGAATACGCGATACGCGATGATCTCAACCAGCGCGCTCCGCGCGTCATGTGCGTGCTGCGGCCGCTGCGCGTCACGATCACGAACTGGCCGGAAGACCACGTCGAGGAGCTCGACGCTCCGTTCTGGCCGCACGACGTGCCGAAGGAAGGCTCGCGGCCCGTGCCGTTCGCCCGCGAGCTGTACATCGAGCAGGACGACTTCGCGGAGGACCCGCCGAAAGGCTTCTTCCGGCTCGCACCCGGTCGCGAGGTGCGGCTGCGATACGGCTACATCATCCGCTGCGACGAAGTCGTGAAGAACGATGCAGGCGAGGTGGTGGAGCTGCGGTGCTCGTACGATCCGGATACGAAGGGCGGCAGCGCCGGCACGGACCGCAACGTGAAGGGCACGCTTCACTGGGTATCCGCGCAGCACGCCGTCTCCTGCGAGGTGCGCCTGTACGACCGTCTGTTCACCGTTGCGGACCCTGAAGCGGGGCCGGACGCCGATTTCCGCGCGCACCTGAATCCGCATTCGCTCGTCACGATCGAGCGGGCGTTTGTCGAGCCGTCGGTCGCCGGCGCCGAAGCGGGGTCGCGCTTCCAGTTCGAGCGACTCGGCTATTTCACGGCCGATATCGTCGACTCGAGGCCGGACGCGCTCGTCTTCAACCGCACGGTGACGTTGCGCGATGCCTGGGCAAAGGTCGCTCCCGGTGCATCCGGTCAGTCGGACGGGCGGCCGGACCGCACGAAGACCGGGAAGAAGCCGTCGGCGGCCCGGCGTGCGGATCCGGCGCCGAAGCCCGCGGGCCCGCGCGACCCGTTGCTGGAGGGGCGCCAGCGCCGCCTCACATCGGAGATGGGCGTGCCCGCGAAGCAGGCCGAGGTCCTGACGCGCGATGCCGAGATTGCCGAGTTCTTCGACGAGGCCGTATCGGCCGGCGCCACACCGGCGACGGTCGCGAAGCTGCTCGTGAACGACATGCCGCGCGAGGCGCGGGAGAACGTCGGGGCTCTGCCGGTTCGCGGCGCGGCCGTCGGCGCACTCGCCCACATGATCGACACCTCCGAGATCTCCGGAAGCGCGGCCCGGGATGTGCTCGCGGAGATGATCGAGCAGGGCGGAGATCCGGCCGCGATCGTCGAACGGCGCGGACTGCGGCAGGTGAGCGATGAGGCCGCGCTGCGCCGTACGGTCGAGGATGTGCTGCGCGAGAATGCCGGCAAGGTGGAGGAATATCGTGCCGGCAAGACGGGGCTGCTCGGCTTCTTCGTCGGCCAGGCGATGGCCAGGACGAGGGGTCAGGGCAACCCCGCCATGCTGAAGTCGCTGGTCGAGGACATGCTCAGGATGTGACGCCACGGCCGGCGCACGCTGACCGCTGCAACGCAGTGCAGCTCGAATTCCCCAGGCGGAGAGCACGGATGACACCGATACAGCGAACTCTCGATGAGCCGATGATGATCTTCGACCTCGACCCGCACGTGCGCGAGCTGCGCGAGGACGAGTCGTACCGGCGCAGCGGCCGGCTCGGCCGCACCCTCGCCCGCTCCGGCCGCCTGCGGCTCGTGCTGGTGGTCCTGAACGCAGGCATCGAGGTCGGCACCCACCAGGCCGACAGCCCCATGACCCTTCAGCTCATCAAGGGCCGACTCGGCTTCCGCGTCGATGGCCAGAGCCACGAGCTGCGCGAGGGCCAGGTGCTCTTCTTCGGCCCCGGCGACGCCCACGACATCCGCGCCCTCGATGAGAGCGCCCTGCTCCTGACCCTGTCCGCCGTCGGCGACGACGCTCGGAACGGCTGAAAGCCCCCGGACCCGGCTTCACTTTACAGGAAAAGCCCCATCCAGCCATGGGAAAGGCCCGGCCGGGAGCGCCCTGGGCCTGCTCGCGGCCACGGCGGGGCCATCCCGCCCAATCGACAGGCCATCATCATGACCGACCGGGTCACAGACGCAAAGTGAAGCCGGGTCCGGAGCCGTTTTTCGCTCTGCCCCGCCATTCCCCCGGATTGGAGCCTCTTTTGCACTGGTCCAGTCATGACCAGGCAACCGGAGACTGGATATGAAGAATAAATGGTCGGGGCTGCCACTCCTCGTCGCGCTCGCGGCGGGTGCCTGCAGCGGCGCGGAAGCGGAGACACGACCGGAGCGGTCGGCGACCGAGCGGCTCAGGGCCGCGCTCTCGCAGGCGACGGATACGGCGGCGATCTATCCCCTCATCGCCGGTGACACTGTGACTGTTTCACCGCCGGTGCTCGAGTTCTACCGCCGCCTGCGGTTCCGGCAGGCGTGGACGGAGGACAGCGACCTGGACCGCGCGCGCGCAGTGTACGACGCGATCGGGCGCGCGGTCGAGGACGGGCTCGATCCCGATTCCTATGGCCATGATATCGCCACGCGACTGTTCGCCATGCTGGACGCGGAAGGAGACAGCGCGCTGGATGAGGAAGCACGCGCGGGCTACGCGGCGGACCTCGACGTGGTTCTGAGCGAAGGCTACATGCGTTACGCCAGCGATGTCGTGCGCGGCGCGATCGATCCGGACAGTGTCGGGTCGGCCTGGCGGATTCCGCGGAGCGACCGTCCGGGCGAGCCGATCCTGCGGTCGCTGGTGCGCGGCGGCGATCCGGTGCAGATCATCGAGAGGCTGCGTCCCGCCACACCGTACTACGGCCGGATGATGAACGCTCTGGCCCGCCTCCAGAAGATAAAGGACGCTGGGGGCTGGCCGAAGCTGCCGGAAACGACTGTGGAAGAGGGCGATTCATCGCAGGTGGTGGCGGTGCTGCGTGCGCGGCTGTCCGCCAGCGATGATCCGCGCGAAGCACAGCTCGCGCAGCGCGGCGCCGCGCGTCCGTCGGTGTACGACCGGGACCTGCGCGATGCACTGCGCCATTTCCAGGAACGGCACGCGATCGACAGTGATGGCCAGGTCGGCAGCAGTACATTGCGCGAGCTGAATCACAGCATCGAGGAGCGTATTGCCGAAGTCAAGCTCAACATGGATCGCTGGCGCTGGCTGCCGCAGGACCTCGGGCGTCTGTTCGTGCTCGTGAACATTGCCGGCTTCGAGCTCGAGGTGGTGGAGAACGACCATGCGATCGAGTCGATGAACGTCGTGGTCGGCAAGCCCGGCTGGAATACGCCGGTGTTTGCCGACACGATGGAGCACGTGGTGGTGAACCCGTACTGGACACCGCCGGAGTCGATCATGGAAGAGGAGATCCGGCCGGCGATGGCGCGCGACCCGGGCTACCTCGCGCGCAACAACTTCGAGCAGACGAGCAACGGCGGCGTACGGCAGCGGCCGGGACGCAACAACGCGCTCGGCCAGTACAAGTTTCTCTTCCCGAACGATGACAACATCTACCTGCACGACACGCCGGCGGACCATCTCTTCTCACGTGTGCGCCGCGACTTCAGCCATGGCTGCATCCGGCTGGAACGCCCTGCCGACCTGGCCCGGCTGCTCGTGTCGAAGGCGTCCTCCCACTCGGCCGCGTCGATCGACGGCATGGTGGCGACGGGCTCAGAGAAGTGGATCCCGCTGAAGAAGCCGGTGCCCGTCTACCTCGTGTACTTCACGGTCTGGGTGAAGGAGGATGGCACGCTGCGCTTCCATCACGACGTGTACGGTCACGACGAGGAGCTGGAATCGCAGGCGGATGAGCTGGACGAGGTGCCACCAGCGACGGTCACCGCCGCGGCGTGAGGACGATGCCGGCGCTACGACCGCCGCCACCGCGTGAGAACTGAGGCCGGCACCCCGACTGTGTCAATCCGCCCGGCGCTCCTGCTGTGAGAGGACGCGCCGGGCCTCTCGCTTAGGACCCCGTCGAACCAGCGGAATCCGCCGGCACGGAATCCGACGGGGCGTGATGGACGAGCAGACGGTCGATACGCCAGACGGAATCGCCGGCTCGCACCCAGCGGATGGCGAAGCGGCCGTCGATGTCATGTTCCCCGCCCTCCTCCTCGCGGACGCGCTGGCGCATCGTGCCGAACTGGTGTGCGACACCGACACCGACATCGATGCCCTCATGATCCAGCGTCATGTCGACGATGCGGCCGTCGGCAAAACGCTCGGCGAACGCGCGGTCGATTTCGCCGCGGCCATTGATGGCGTCGGCGCCGGGCAGATAGAGCTGTGCCCCGGGGGTGAACACGGCGGCCGCACCGCGCGCGTCACCCGCGGACAGCGACTCTTCGTACTCCCGCAGCGTCAGCTCGATCTCTGCGCGCGCCACATTGACCGGATCATCGGCGTCGACACGGGGCGTCTGCTCGATCCGGCAGCCCGCCGCAGCAACGATCGCCCACATGACTGCAGCTGTCCGAGCTCGTAACCACACCAGTTCTCTCTCCTGTGACCGGAAGCGCGAAGAATCGCGCGGCCCGCGCGTCCGTGCAAGGCGACCCGATCAGCCGGACGCGGAACCCATTCTGCAGAATGGCCCCCTGGAGCATGGGCGCGGCCGACCTGACGGCGTCTGCCATGCGGGAAGCGGCCGGGCGGCTGTGCGGATCTGCCATTCTGCACAATGGGTTCCGCGTCCGACTGCGCGTCAGCTCCTGACGCGGCCGGGCGGCTCGAGGCGGGCCAGGGCGCGCAGATTGCCGCCCGCCCGCACCAGCAGCAGCGCCACCATCGTGAAGGCGGCGGCGAGCCCGAACACGTCGAACACGGTCGCCTGGATCCCGATGATGCTGAACGGGAGCGGCCCGATGGACAGCGCCGTCACGTTGAGTGCGATGAGGAGCAGGCGCACTTCGGTGGGTCCGAGGTTGCCGTAGCTGAAACGGAACTCCTCGAACACGTGCGTTTCGAGATACACGTTGATCGAGAGGAGCAGGTAGGCGATGACTATGGCCAGACCGACGGCGATGATCATGTAGGGTGAGAAGCCGAGCCCGAGCCCGATCGCAAGGGTTGAAT
This window encodes:
- a CDS encoding serine hydrolase encodes the protein PGARREYSDVGMILLGAVLEEVSGSRLDDLLTMRVFRPLELRDTRFNPLTAHGEYGGFTLAQIAPTENDTYVRKTLVHGVVHDLNAWAMDGVAGHAGLFSSARDMAVYGQAILDAAHGRDNALFETGTFLSWLQQERERGRPLGWDVPNGQRSSAGLYFTRSSFGHTGFTGTSLWVDPERDVFVVLLTNRLNPSARNQRHVQLRRDVHDFVQLAIADMSIEARE
- a CDS encoding glutamine--tRNA ligase/YqeY domain fusion protein yields the protein MSITTDTERTAGGRDFIRSIIVDDLESGRHDSIVTRFPPEPNGFLHIGHAKSIVLNFGIAREFPNARCNLRFDDTNPETEDVKYVASIMEDVRWLGFEFGEALFASDYFEQMYAFGEHLIRNGLAYVDSSSEEEIREARGTVMEPGRPTRDRDRSPDESLELFRRMRAGEFADGAHVLRARIDLASPNMLMRDPILYRIRHAHHYRQGDEWCIYPLYDYAHPIEDALEGVTHSLCTLEFENNREIYDWIVANVPRGAGDMAVAPDSRPRQIEFARLALDYTVMSKRKLLQLVNSGDVSGWDDPRMPTIAGLRRRGVTPESLRAFAELIGVAKANTRVDIAKLEYAIRDDLNQRAPRVMCVLRPLRVTITNWPEDHVEELDAPFWPHDVPKEGSRPVPFARELYIEQDDFAEDPPKGFFRLAPGREVRLRYGYIIRCDEVVKNDAGEVVELRCSYDPDTKGGSAGTDRNVKGTLHWVSAQHAVSCEVRLYDRLFTVADPEAGPDADFRAHLNPHSLVTIERAFVEPSVAGAEAGSRFQFERLGYFTADIVDSRPDALVFNRTVTLRDAWAKVAPGASGQSDGRPDRTKTGKKPSAARRADPAPKPAGPRDPLLEGRQRRLTSEMGVPAKQAEVLTRDAEIAEFFDEAVSAGATPATVAKLLVNDMPREARENVGALPVRGAAVGALAHMIDTSEISGSAARDVLAEMIEQGGDPAAIVERRGLRQVSDEAALRRTVEDVLRENAGKVEEYRAGKTGLLGFFVGQAMARTRGQGNPAMLKSLVEDMLRM
- a CDS encoding L,D-transpeptidase family protein: MKNKWSGLPLLVALAAGACSGAEAETRPERSATERLRAALSQATDTAAIYPLIAGDTVTVSPPVLEFYRRLRFRQAWTEDSDLDRARAVYDAIGRAVEDGLDPDSYGHDIATRLFAMLDAEGDSALDEEARAGYAADLDVVLSEGYMRYASDVVRGAIDPDSVGSAWRIPRSDRPGEPILRSLVRGGDPVQIIERLRPATPYYGRMMNALARLQKIKDAGGWPKLPETTVEEGDSSQVVAVLRARLSASDDPREAQLAQRGAARPSVYDRDLRDALRHFQERHAIDSDGQVGSSTLRELNHSIEERIAEVKLNMDRWRWLPQDLGRLFVLVNIAGFELEVVENDHAIESMNVVVGKPGWNTPVFADTMEHVVVNPYWTPPESIMEEEIRPAMARDPGYLARNNFEQTSNGGVRQRPGRNNALGQYKFLFPNDDNIYLHDTPADHLFSRVRRDFSHGCIRLERPADLARLLVSKASSHSAASIDGMVATGSEKWIPLKKPVPVYLVYFTVWVKEDGTLRFHHDVYGHDEELESQADELDEVPPATVTAAA
- a CDS encoding DUF4440 domain-containing protein, whose translation is MWAIVAAAGCRIEQTPRVDADDPVNVARAEIELTLREYEESLSAGDARGAAAVFTPGAQLYLPGADAINGRGEIDRAFAERFADGRIVDMTLDHEGIDVGVGVAHQFGTMRQRVREEEGGEHDIDGRFAIRWVRAGDSVWRIDRLLVHHAPSDSVPADSAGSTGS
- a CDS encoding CDP-alcohol phosphatidyltransferase family protein, producing the protein MGTESGKHARTSEFVLKRFERWALPRLAARLPAWVVPDHLTVLGLLASTAIGAAYALSNRNELWLWVVNAALVVNWFGDSLDGTLARYRRIERPRYGYYLDHLTDAYSTLAIGLGLGFSPYMIIAVGLAIVIAYLLLSINVYLETHVFEEFRFSYGNLGPTEVRLLLIALNVTALSIGPLPFSIIGIQATVFDVFGLAAAFTMVALLLVRAGGNLRALARLEPPGRVRS